The genome window CGAGCTGGAAAGCTTCCCGGACATCTATTTCCGCATCCGCGAGGTGCTGGATTCGCCCAACGTGTCCGCGGACAGGCTGGCCAAGGTGGTGAGCACGGACGTGGGCCTTTCGGCCAAGCTGCTGAAGCTGGTCAACAGCCCGTTCTATGGTTTTCCGTCCTCCATCGACTCCATCAGCAGGGCCATTGCCCTGGTGGGAGGCAAGGAGCTGTCCACCCTGGCGCTCGGCATTTCCACCATCAACTATTTCAAGGACATTCCGCCGGAACTCATCAACATGGAGATGTTCTGGCGTCATTCCATTTCCTGCGGCATCTTCTGCAAGCTCATCGCCTCCCGGCAGACCGGGGTGCAGTCCGAGCGCCTGTTCATTGCCGGGCTGCTGCACGACGTGGGGCGCCTGATCATGTTCAAGAAGCTGCCCTACGCCTCGCGCGAGGCCATGCTTTTCGCCCGCGAAAACAGCATTCCCCTGCATGCGGCGGAGCAGACCGTCATCGGCTATACGCACACGGACGTGAGCGCGCCCCTGCTGGAGGCCTGGAAGTTCCCGGAAAACCTGTCCGAGGCCATCAATCACCATCATGATCCCATGTCCAGGCCCAATCCTCTGGAGCCGGCCATCGTCAATCTGGCCGACAACATGGCCAACGCCGTGGATATCGCCAACGGCGGCATGTATGTCCTGCCCGGCATCGATAATGGCGTGTGGGAGCTGCTGGGGCTGAGCCCCGCCTTCCTGCGCGACACCCTGCACCAGCACGATGAGCAGGTCGAACTGATCATGAGCGCGTTCTTCTAGGCCGCATTCAACAACGATTGATACAGTCAGGAAAGCCGCAGCGTCCGACAGGGCGTTGCGGCTTTTGCATGCGCTAGAGCAGGTACTCCCGGAGGACGGCCCAGCCTGTCCAGAACTGGTACAGGGCCAGGCCGAGGAGCGTGATGTTGTTGGCCGCGTGGAGCAGGGAGAGCAGCCCGCGCGGCTTCTTGTGCGCGTCCATGATGATGCCGCTCAGGTAGCCGAAGATGAGCAGGGGAAGCATGATCAGGGCGGTCTGGTAGTGGCGGCCGGTGATGAAGTTCACAGACCAGGTCATGCGGGCCACCATGAGCCCCCCCACAAAGCCCGCGAACCAGAGCAGGATGGCCAGCTTGCCCAGCTGCACGTGGATCCGCCACTGGAACGGGCGGCTGATCTGCAGATGCTGGGTCAGGAAGCGGTTCAGGCCCGTGAAGGCCACGTACAGGGCCAGCAGGGTGGTCAGGGCTTGCAGGACCGGATGGAACCAGAGCATGAACTCTCCTTGGCAAAAGAAATCGGACTATCCTCAGGATAGCCTTTTTTTCTGCCGGTACAAGGGGAAGGGTAAAATTCTAATCCAGGGGCTGGTCCAGCTTGGCGCGCAGGGCGCTCCAGACCTGTTCCGGGGTGATGCGCTTCATGCACTCGTGGTGCTTCTGCGGGCACTTGCGCGGGCCGTGCAGGCCGCAGGGGCGGCACTGGAGATCGGTTTCCAGCACCGTGGACTTTTTCCCGCGCGGGTAGAAGCCCAGCTTGCGGACCGTGGGGCCGAACAGCGCCACCAGGGGCACGTTCTGGGTCCAGGCCAGGTGCATGGGGCCGGAGTCGTTGGTCAGGCAGGCGCTGAGCCTGCCCATGACCGCCGCCAACTGCAGCAGGTCCAGCCTGCCGGCCAGGTTGTGCACGAAGCGTCCCGTGCCGCCCGCCTTTTCCACGATCTCCGAGACCAGGGCCTCTTCGCCCGGGCCGCCGAAGACCAGCACGGTGACCGCCTCGTTGGCGGCATGGCGGACCACTTCCGCGAAATAGTCGGGCAGCCAGCACTTGGTGGGCCAGGTGGAGCCGGGATGCACGCCCAGGACCATGTCGCCCTGCAGGCCGTGTTCTTCCCAGAAATCCTGGGCAAACCGCCTGGCCGACTGCGGCAGCACCAGGTTGGCCTGCGGAACCGGGGCTTCCTCGTTCAGGGGCAGGAGCAGCTGGTGCAGGCGTTCGATTTCCTCCAGGTCTTCGAACCTGCGGTCCACGGTCTGGGTATAGGCGCAGCGGTTGAACCAGGGGGCGCAGTAGCCGATGCGGGTTTCGATCCTGGTTGCCCGGGCGACCACGGCGCTTCGCAGGCTGCGGTGGGCCGAGATCCAGAGGTCGAAGCCCTGCCCGGCGATTTTCCGGCCCAGGCGGTGGGCGGCCAGCAGCGACTTGTCGCGGCCGCGCTTGTCGAATTCATGCACGGCCGTGATCTCGGGCTGGCCCGAAAACAGCGCGCCCAGTCCCTTGCGGACCCAGAAATGGATCTCGGCATGGGGATGGAGCCGTTTCAGGGCGGCGAGCAGGGGCAGCGTCAGGATGGCGTCGCCGATGAATGCGGT of Salidesulfovibrio onnuriiensis contains these proteins:
- a CDS encoding HDOD domain-containing protein, which translates into the protein MTKLRIEELKTGMVLSCDLKTADGRLLLPGGVELEEKHLQLLDRMGIEEVEVDPGQAELDEESLLAVEDYVRDYFLYSNPDHPAVLELFRIALERTAARVAGGWQLPSVEMRRAQAVEHLEDIFLKDMGGPEEIAKHETELESFPDIYFRIREVLDSPNVSADRLAKVVSTDVGLSAKLLKLVNSPFYGFPSSIDSISRAIALVGGKELSTLALGISTINYFKDIPPELINMEMFWRHSISCGIFCKLIASRQTGVQSERLFIAGLLHDVGRLIMFKKLPYASREAMLFARENSIPLHAAEQTVIGYTHTDVSAPLLEAWKFPENLSEAINHHHDPMSRPNPLEPAIVNLADNMANAVDIANGGMYVLPGIDNGVWELLGLSPAFLRDTLHQHDEQVELIMSAFF
- a CDS encoding DUF4079 family protein; translated protein: MLWFHPVLQALTTLLALYVAFTGLNRFLTQHLQISRPFQWRIHVQLGKLAILLWFAGFVGGLMVARMTWSVNFITGRHYQTALIMLPLLIFGYLSGIIMDAHKKPRGLLSLLHAANNITLLGLALYQFWTGWAVLREYLL
- the waaF gene encoding lipopolysaccharide heptosyltransferase II, producing the protein MKEYRKIGVWQTAFIGDAILTLPLLAALKRLHPHAEIHFWVRKGLGALFSGQPEITAVHEFDKRGRDKSLLAAHRLGRKIAGQGFDLWISAHRSLRSAVVARATRIETRIGYCAPWFNRCAYTQTVDRRFEDLEEIERLHQLLLPLNEEAPVPQANLVLPQSARRFAQDFWEEHGLQGDMVLGVHPGSTWPTKCWLPDYFAEVVRHAANEAVTVLVFGGPGEEALVSEIVEKAGGTGRFVHNLAGRLDLLQLAAVMGRLSACLTNDSGPMHLAWTQNVPLVALFGPTVRKLGFYPRGKKSTVLETDLQCRPCGLHGPRKCPQKHHECMKRITPEQVWSALRAKLDQPLD